The stretch of DNA TGGCTGTAGGGATTGATAACAAGCAGTTATGAGATATTTAGTAATAAATATAGCGTATATAGCGTCTAGAGACCGTTGTAAGAAGTTTCCACAAATGGAAAGGTGTAGTATCTATTTTGAGGTAGAAAAGTGAGACCGAAATTGAGAGGGGGAGACCAGAGTTGAAAGTCTTGTGTAGAATGAGAAGCAGAGGTGGTAAAGAGTAGAGAAGTTGATGGATGGATAATTGCCAGCCAGTGGAATAGATTTCTAGAGCACCACTCTTTTGCTACCATTAACTAACCAAGTGAAGGAATGACTTTGAAAACATGAGAGCCAATCTCAGGTGCTTTGGAGTGGGTTTGAGAGGCTATTGGTGGCTTCGAATGAGCTATTGGTGGTTTCGAAAGAGCTACTAGAACCACTACGAATTCACGTGAGAACTTTCCGACCTCTACAACTGAGTATCTGAGGAGCTTCTTTTAACTCCATTAAACCACTAAGTAAAGCATCATTATTACTTGAACATCTTATCTACCTTTAGAACTTTCAACTAGAATAGCTGACATACGATCTCGTTCAATTCACCTGCCACTCAACTAAACAATGACAAAGTCTAGTAATCTTCTTCTGCACTCTCTTATTCTCCACTCTACCATCACTCGTCTTTCTCACTCCCAGCCCAATTCATTTACAATCACATTTTCACACCTGCAAGAGCCACTCAGTACAACTCACTACAGCTTGAATATTGATGGGATCAGGAAAAAAATACCTCTCATGGATATCCCTGATGTCTCAAACCACAATAGTAGACCCAATATCTTCCCATATCGCTCTTTCATCACGATAATCTCACAACCGTCTACAACCCACCCACTAActgcacgtgactcgtGTCGTTTCCACACATTGTCACCCTAACCCGCCTGGCTGCTCATGCACACATCACGAGCCACTCCAGCAGTtgctactcgtacctgtAGAGTGTCGATCTTCGATCGGCAGCGTCCCTGCTTGGCTCCAGATGTAACATCGATCTAGAAGGGAAGGGGAGAGCAGCTGGACCAGTTCTGATGGGACTGGAAAAATAACTCCATTAATAAATTCTCCTGAGCAAGGGGAGTTGAATGGTTATCTCCTCATGCTTACAGCACCTCCCTTTCACCCCCCCTCCTTCCTGTCCACATCCCTCATCTGTCCTGGACATACATACGCTAGCAGCGCTGGATACATGAAAGACACAAATCCATTGTCATTGATGAATTCGACTGTAACAGCGGTAGATCCATATTTTTTGGCCCCTTACGTTCCTCTTAGACTACTGCTTTCGACAGTTGTATGTATGGTTATGGGTGGTGCTGTATTGCGGATAGAAATAACGGGAGAGAGGGGAGCAGATGATTTCAATGTGAAAACAATCTCCGTGGACCAATTCATGCCACAGGTTGCGTCAACCCTCAACACTGTCGTTCATTCTTCCAtgccctttttttccctgaTGAggatttttttgatttttcaCACCCCCTATTCGCAGTTCAGACGATATTATTTGGCCCAAGCCAAGTTCAACGTTTCACAGACTAGTCTAAAGGCGCGAGGCTTTGGGCCAGTGTCGATCTCGGGGCAGTAGAAAAAGCTGGAACTTGCGTAGATCCACTAATGGAGACGGAGTTGAGCGAGCCGAGGAGATGAATACACCCACAGCGACATGGAGTTTGTACTGCTGCCGTCTGTTGTGGGCCTCCAGCCATGCCTATGGTCAGAAACTGACTCCGTCCGgttccacctccatctaAGACAAGCAAAAAGTAACCATGATACAGGCacaggcagcagcagacaaGTAAGGGGTGGAAAcgttgtttgtgtccgGAAGCAGCTTTTTGCTGCGCTAGATCGTAATAACGGGCGAATTGGAAGGAAATTTCACGTGTGGAATCTCCTGGTCCAGCCGGATGCAGCGGGAGGAATTTTTGCGCAGTCAAGGGAGCGGCAGAGACATTTGTGAGGGCTATTGGGCAGCGGTGGAGGTAGTATGCACAAATGTCAGTTTACAGAGTTGAAAAATTGGCTGCATAGACAGTGCACCTTTTGGGAGGAAATCAAATGGGCAGagatgatggtggagacCTGTTTTTGTGGATGATGGGTGGAAAGAGTCGAGTAGCTGATTATACGAGCGTGgagaggagctggagaggAGTTGATTGGACGTTTCAGAGGCGCTCTAGGACCAGTTCTGGCAGAGTTGTGGTATTACAAGCATATGTTCTGTGCATAATGGGTGGGTGTTATTGGACACTATGAGATGGTATTGGGTGCTACTAATATGGTCATTTTTGGAGCTATCGAAAAGATGAAAGACACAGCGGGGGTTTATTTTCAATTTTGAGCAGAATTCACCAATCGGATTTTCGGCAGCAGGTCTGAATGCGTTTCTGGTGATCATTCTCTTGCTCCACCTCCGGTGACTGTATGCACCTCGTAACTGCTAACTCAGTCTCAGCTTTAGTTAGCGTTGGGTCCAACTCTGTGTCTCTTTTAGTTGAGTCACTTTGTCGATCTTTCCGAATGTGGCAAAGTGGATATTGGTGATGGAGCCCAGCTACAAGAAGCATGGCGGTGTCAGGGGTGTGCTGCGCTCCTACAGAACCGCGCTCTGGGATGCAACAAGCCCCTTTTCGGCTACAGACTAGGTCTTCTCAAAAATTGTCAGCACGGTTGGACTCGTAGACTATGTTTCGGGCCACTATAACAATGTGTCACCTTTGACAGATGAAAAGCGGCTGGATACGGCGCTGGAGACGCTCAATGTGGTGCAAAATGTGATCCTTGCAGGACCTGACATGCGTCTCGAATTGCTTTTCAAGTACGACATGGCACAGGCTTTTCCAATATGGAAAGCAGCAGCCTGGGTTGCTGATGTCACTGTCATGTGTAGGTGGACGACACATGCTAAGACGACTTGTTCACACCCTGGTCAATCACACCCTGTTCACAACTTACTCACTGTGCTCCATAGGTGAACTGCGCTAGTTTGTGGCTATGGTACAGCTTTTCTGGATGcactggtactgtactggacTGGACTTTTACTGTATTACTGCACCTGACCATTGAATACCAGACTACTGGTGATACTATAGACTGTCGTTGTTTTAGTGCGGTTTTGCCAGACGGCAGATGACGGAGTCTGACCATGATGGCTGGTAGTGTCTGTCACTCGACGCTGGACCTTGTATCTATAGGTGCCCAAGGTCTGTCTCCAGCTgaaggtactgtacctgtaccaGCACTTGTGGGATGGTGAACACATTAGGAGTTGGTAGGAATGTATCGCACACGCGCTACAACCCATGGCTGTAAACTATGGACAATAACTGTTATctacatacagtagtctTGTCTGGCTGACACTATACGATATCGCACAgcaccagtacagtaccggcAATCGTACCGTACAACCCCACATACGTCACTCGCTGACGCTCTCACTCCCGCATGCTCACTGGCGGTGACGTTTCTTTTTGCGGTCACAGGGCTGGGTATTTGATGCTAGTCAAGGCAGCCCTCGAGCCCGTCCGTGCTTTTTAGTGTGGTTTCTGTCACAGTAAGCAGCCAAATTGGGAACTGCtaaaacaacaacaacggcgATTTGAGGGTGAGGGAATAGTCACCAGTCTGTCGGCCATTGTTGCGACAATTCCCTCCGGTCAATTCCACCCTTTCTAGGTCCTCGAAATCCACCTTCTGTGCCAGCTTGAACAGGACCCCCTATTTTTTCTCACATTCCAGGATCACCAAAACAAAGCCCAAATATTATCTGCACCTCCAAATAGGGTCCAAACTCAGTCTGACAAGGGTGGTTAGGGTTTAGACACGGTAAATAATATTGTCCCATAGTGTGGATAGTGTGGATAGACCGCCGGCTATGAAAATACGGGGCCGGGGAGCTGTTGAGGGGGCGGAAACTTGTTTCAATttgggtcatgtgacggAGGGCGGGTGCGCGCGCGATGTTACTGTCTTCCTTCAGACTGTCCCCATTCCCGCCTCTGGCTCCTACTATTGTCTTGTTTTGTTTCTCCCGTTAATTAGCCAATAGTGCAACTTTAAGTAATGTGTGCGAGACGTGGGGAGTGGGAAAAGTTCGACTGTTGGAGGAAAGTCGGAATTTTGGGGTAGAGAATCCATTTCAAAGCGGTGCAGCCCATTCCACCTGTTGTCAGGCGCAGATTGGTGCAGTTTTCGGAACAATAGGCCCAAAACTGGGACGTATCGAGCCCTGGTGGGTTGATGCTTGATGATGAGCTCATCAGCGAACTGAAAAGTGAAGCTGAAAATATCGCCGTCACGCAATGTATTTACATAATTATGCTGAAGGAGCCCCTAGCGAAGGGATATATGCCCCTACGTAAACGTGTTTGATTGCATGTGAGCCGGGTATTATCTGTCCAACAGGTGGAATTTCAGCTGAAAACACATTGCAAGTATCGTCCAACGGCATTATACTGTAGAGGCTACCTACGAAAAGTTGCTGGGAATAAACTCGCCGCCCGCAGACGCAATTAAACACGTAAAAAGAACACGTAAATTCCTCACCGTACATGACTATCACCGAAATCACATCTTTGCCCGTTGAGGATAGATAattgatcacgtgaccgacgCAGAGTTTTCCATTTTAGGGACAAAGAACCTTACCTAGGCCCAAAGAGGTGTGATATTGAGTTGCATCGAAACGCTAAACGCTAAAACAAAGTTGTGcagaaaacgaaaaaaataaGACGGGTAGGTAAAAATCCTGGATATGGTGTGGTGTGTACTAATGTCTTAAAACAGAGACGATCACACACTTTCTGTCACTCATTCATTCATTCGTTGCTGGCGACGATACTCGGACGACCTTCCACCACTCGCAACAGACTCCTTCtgccctcctccacccctcctccatctcatcaatcaccacaccaccaccccgGTTCACCTCTTCCCAATCCTTACCTCCAGACCTCTCTACCGGCGACATCAGAAacgtccaccaccttcgaggcacaaaaacaaacgaCCTACCGCCTTGTACGACACgctctcctctctctctcttctctcactCCATCTGAGGCTTACACTCTTGTACGGCTCCTACCATTGCTGTTTAAGCCAATCTCGCATTGTATCAGCCTCATCATACATACTCGACCTGTAACACGACCGGTTGGTAAACACAACATTAACTCGACATATAAGACCACAAGACTGTCAACATAACAGAACATCTGTTGTCCACATTGTCAGTGCCTCCGAGCCCCCTTTCTCTTGCCCGTCCCCTATCTGAACCCGCTCGACCACCATGGCTATCACCCGCACACTCACTAAAACGTTCAAAACCATCACCCGGTCGAAATCGTCGCCTTTTCTGAGAAAACagtccgacgacgacgatgatgagaCAACAATCACCTCGCTCCAACCCATGGTGCCTCCGCCCAAGCAGCTCCGACTGGATCTCGACTTCGCTGATACCCTGAATCTCGACTTCCACCAGCTCGACTTTTCGGACGACTCCAAACTGCAGGCGTGGACGGAGAAAAATACCCCCAAAACGACGATCGACGAAAGCTACTGGCTGGGCGAGCGCGTCGAGTgcgagtcacgtgaccgcaaGTCCGTGCTCGCCCCCGAGTCGGTGTCCAACGGCTTCTTTGAGTCTCCCTTGAGCACTCCTACCACACCAGGTAGCGAGTGGCAACCGGGACCTGGCCTCAGTGAACTTGAACGATGCGAACGAAAATCGCACGACCAACACGCACCAACAAACGCGGTCGGCTCCCACACTTCATCACGATCTCTACGACACGCTCAATCACCCCCCACAATCAACatccagtcacgtgacaagaGCTTACCCAAGCCGCCTATTGTCCAGAGACCTCAAATGAGCCAGTCCAAGTCGTGTTCGCATCTTCCTAAGCGAACCAAGTCGCACAATGGATCTTGCATTTCGCCCCAACCGACACATGCCTCTCAGTTTGTTAAGAGCAGGGTTGCGAGCGAGAGTCACAGTTCCAACTACGGATCCAATCACAGATCCAATCACATGGCTAACGCACCTCCTACTCCCCCTCACAACATTGGTACCTATGGAATGACTAACACTCCGGTCAAGTCGCACATACCCAACCCCTCTGTTGACTCGTTTATCACGTGTACAGACACATCTCCTCAACTGTCTTCATCACGCGATATCCATCAGCGCAACATGTCTATTGCCTCTGTCGACACGGTCTCGGCTTACATGGACCCTGCTCTTGCCAGCACCATCAGCCGGTACTATCATTTGGAGGGCGTAGACGAGACGCCCAGTAACcgacagtcacgtgacttccctaaccagcagctctctcatcaacaatcacgtgaccttgtcttctcctctGGCAACCGCCATTCTAGAGACTTTGCCATGTCTTCTGGCAACAGACAATCTCGACAGTCCAACGACAGCCCATTCAATACACCCTCTCTCGACGACCGCAACTCGTCGTCCACCTTCACCATGTCACCTTCGACCTCCACGACCATGTCGACTCCGTCGCTGGTGGATTCGCCCTCTTCATGTGCTTCTGTCAACGTGAGCTTTGAAAAGCCTGTTAGCCATGGAAACGTGACTCATACACAGTCTTTCCACACACAAGGTACGACCCAACctcttcacgtgactcctGCTgtgcctccagctcgtccttTCACTCTGTACTCCACAGACAATGATCTGGTGCCTCCTCCCCGGTCAAAGTACCGATCTCGACATTACCGGTTTGAttcttcgtcttcgtcgGTTTATTCCAACAATTACGTCAAGGAGGATTACATGGGCGCTCTGCGACAATCGCTCTATGTTCCTAAAGATGGGGAAGGTAGCCCCAGTATTAGGCCAGTTTCTGCGTTCGGTGTTCCTCAAATTTCTGCTGAAGATTATGCCAGTGCGATTAAGGAGGGGCAGTGGTTCTAAGAGGAAACAATGGGCCGCACTGTCCGCTGTTTATCTCCGTTGAGTAGTATGTTGTCTAGGTAACAGAAGTGTGTCTTCTGTCTGTCATTCATACTCACAATAATTGCAGGCCGTTCGACACGGGTTCTGCCGTGCAACAAGTGCACATCataatgtatttatttCAATAAAATTAGTATCATCTAACCCATCAGCAACTGCCCAACTTTACATCGGTTTCTACTCGTCGGTGTTTATTAGCTGCAAACCAGATCACATTCGTCTGTCTGCAACACACCGAGTCGTGGATATGGCCAATGGACCGAGTTACCGAAGTAACAATACCACGACAATAGAGAGATACAAAAAGAGACACATTCCCGAGGGTACGTAGTTTCATCGCAATTCATAAgacatcaacatcaagtACAATATGTGCCATACCTCGTACGAAGCCAACAAACGCATGCCGCCAGCAGCTCCGTTTGCACTTTTTTTACCATGAAGCGCCATCTATACAGCTTATCAATCACATAGGTAGAAATCCGAAAAAGCCAAgtgtctgctgctcgaaGATTGCATCTCGACGGACTGCGTTGAGTGATTTCCATGAGTTCTAGTTGGCAGTTCTGACCCAGAGCCTTACTTGGAAATGTTCTCAAGCTCCTCGAAACTTCCACCAACAAATCACCTGTGTATCGATCTACGTCTGCAGTGACTCGAACTGCCTCCAACATGTCCATACTCTTGTGACAAGTGTGATTAGAGCCACAAGTAGCCAGTTCAGTATAGTTAGCACTTCCCATATGATCTCCGTTGGTCGTGTGGGTAGATCTGACAGATTGACTCCCTCCAATATATCCATGATGGCTCCGATGAAGTTCATTGGTCTCCTATTCGTACTCTGTGATTGCCTCGCCTGCGTGTCTGTTTTCCACATGTTTGGAAATCCGCAGGACAAGCCGTCGTGGTTTTCTGAGGCGAATAAATACAATTGATAAGCTGGTGCCAAGAGATGGTGCCAAGCCTTCGAGAGGCCCTTCGTTTATATGCACTGCCTCAGCTGCACGACTGGTGGGTTTAtggggtggttgtggagacCCAGGTTAGAGATATCAGAAATTTGGACTGTCAAGTACACACTGTCATTCTGTTGTTCACGACTGGATGAGGGTAGCTATAAGATAAATGAAAGAGATGGACAAAATGAAGACCTCTCCGTGACTCATCGAGATGGAGGAAAGAGTCAATAGCTAAAGAGAAAAGATGATGTTTGTGTGGATAACTGTAGTGCATCTCTCGAGGTTCTCATGTGGTTCATACGAGTGGCTTCTGTAATTCTCACGGGTTTGTCGATAGTTTTGTTCGATACGGACGGATCATTTGAAGAAGTATTGGTACTCTCACGCGCAAGTTCCAAAGAAATGGAAGTGGGTGTCTATGCTCATTATCAAACAGGTCCGTTGGTGTAGATTACATATCACTCGTGGGGAACAGCAACCGTATGACTCCTAATAGGACACACCCAACCCAGTAAGTTATAGTCGATAAGGAATTAGTTGTTCATTGAACTCCCACTTTCGAAGTCTCTGGTATGGAACGTGACTTGAATCGTACTTCCCTGCCGGAGTTGATGTAATCTCCTTGCTTGAGCGAAGCTACAGAGTTGTAGTATCCGTGCTATCACTCAAGGGGTAGATCTGATACTGATAACATGTTACGTTCAGTTGACTGGACATTTCCTTCTCATGTGCTCTAATTACTGATTCTGTTTCATACTAACGACCGTGACAGTGGaatagtacatacgtaTAGTACCCACAGCACTCGCAGAGGCATATTCAGGGCTATAACCCATGAACCCAGGTTGATGGTGTAAATATCTACAGAGTACTCTCTAATTCAACGTTCAAAGGAAAACTCATAAATCTATTATATCATTGTAGAACAAAAAGCCGAACCGGTAAGACCGTCAAGGCGCTTACATGAGAAGCTGGGTGACCTCTCGTCGCTCGTTCTTGTGGTGCTTCTCggtcttgttcttgtggtgcttgttcttgtggTGCTTTTCCTTGTGGTGCTTGGtctcgttcttgtccttcttgtgtCGAGCAACAATCTCGAGACCCTCGGGAGCAGGGGCAGCAAGGGCAACGGGGGCAATAGCCAGGGCGGTGAGCATGTAGGTGAACTTCATTTTTGATTGTGTTGGATGATGGTGTGTATGATGAGAGATTATAGGAGGCCAATACCGTCTGTTTAAATACTTTTCAGGACATCTAGAGTGGGTATGAGGCCAAAGTTTGAAAGGGAGTCCTGCTCGCTCAGATTTCGTCCTATCGAAATGCAGACTACACCATTTGCATCCTACAAGTCGCCCAAATCCAACCGTGCTGTTTTTATTCCCGTATTACCATGTCCCGCA from Yarrowia lipolytica chromosome 1D, complete sequence encodes:
- a CDS encoding uncharacterized protein (Compare to YALI0D19316g, no similarity); this encodes MAITRTLTKTFKTITRSKSSPFLRKQSDDDDDETTITSLQPMVPPPKQLRLDLDFADTLNLDFHQLDFSDDSKLQAWTEKNTPKTTIDESYWLGERVECESRDRKSVLAPESVSNGFFESPLSTPTTPGSEWQPGPGLSELERCERKSHDQHAPTNAVGSHTSSRSLRHAQSPPTINIQSRDKSLPKPPIVQRPQMSQSKSCSHLPKRTKSHNGSCISPQPTHASQFVKSRVASESHSSNYGSNHRSNHMANAPPTPPHNIGTYGMTNTPVKSHIPNPSVDSFITCTDTSPQLSSSRDIHQRNMSIASVDTVSAYMDPALASTISRYYHLEGVDETPSNRQSRDFPNQQLSHQQSRDLVFSSGNRHSRDFAMSSGNRQSRQSNDSPFNTPSLDDRNSSSTFTMSPSTSTTMSTPSLVDSPSSCASVNVSFEKPVSHGNVTHTQSFHTQGTTQPLHVTPAVPPARPFTLYSTDNDLVPPPRSKYRSRHYRFDSSSSSVYSNNYVKEDYMGALRQSLYVPKDGEGSPSIRPVSAFGVPQISAEDYASAIKEGQWF
- a CDS encoding uncharacterized protein (Compare to YALI0D19338g, no similarity) — translated: MKFTYMLTALAIAPVALAAPAPEGLEIVARHKKDKNETKHHKEKHHKNKHHKNKTEKHHKNERREVTQLLM